Below is a window of Gemmatimonas sp. UBA7669 DNA.
GCCCTCCGCCCTGCCCTCTGGTGTACCTTATGTCACACATGTCCGCAACCGCCCCACTTTATCTCGATACGCCCGAATCGGTGGACCGCTTTCTCAGCGGCCTGTCGGGTGTGTCGGCCATCGCGCTCGACACCGAAGGGGCCAGCTTCCATCGCTTCGTCGACCGCATCTATCTGCTGCAGCTCTCCACGACGCATCACGAAGCCGTCATCGATCCGCTGCCCATCGGCACGCCGGCGAGGCTCGGTGCGCTGATTGAAGACCCGAAGGTGGAGGTCGTGCTGCACGACGCGGATTACGACCTGCGTTTGTTGCATCAGGACTATGGCTGGCAGGTGCGCAATCTGTTCGACACACGGGTCGCGGCGCAGTTGCTGGGCATCAAGGCCTTTGGTTTGGCGGCGTTGCTCGAGCAGTTCTTTGGCGTGAAGCTGGACAAGAAGCATCAGCGTGCCGACTGGAGCATGCGTCCACTCACCGCCGACATGCTGGACTACGCGGCGCAGGACACGCGGCATCTGCTCGGCTTGCGCGATCGCTTGCATCGGGACCTGGTGAAGAAGGGACGCTGGCACTGGGCGCAGGAAGAATTCACGCGCGCCGAAGGCACACGCTGGGAAAGCGACGGGTCAGAGCAGGCCTTCCTCAAGCTCAAAGGCGCGCGCGATCTCACGCGCCGTGAACTCGCCCGTTTGCGTGAGCTCGTGCAGTGGCGTGACGGCATTGCCGCCGAACTCGATCGGGCCACGTTCCGTGTGGCGAGCAACGAGGTGCTGCTCGATCTCGCGCGCTCGGCGCCCGGCACCCGCGAGGCGCTGTTTGCCACCAAGGGATTTCCGCGCGGCATGAATGACGCGCGAGTGCAGGACGCGCTGGCAGCGGTGGCGCGCGGCAATGCGGTGCCCGATCAGGAGCTGCCGCGCTTCCCCAAGTCACCCCGCTGGGACAAGGACCCCGAGTTCGACGAGCGGGTGGCCCGACTCAAGACCGTGCGGGACCGGGTGGCGGCCGAACTGGAGCTCGACCCGGGTGTGCTGTGTTCGCGCGATCGCATGGAGGCGGTGGCCCGTCGTCGGCCGCGCGATGTGGAGGAGTTCGAGGCCATTCCCGAACTGCGCCGCTGGCAGGTGGAAGTGCTGGGCGCTGCGTTCGTGAAGACCCTCGGGACTGGGGGCGGATCGGTCGTCGTTCCAGCACCGGCTCCTGCCGCCGCCGCGCCGCCACGCTCGTCGGACGACGACTCACCGTACAAGCCGGAGTGAACCTGACGGGCGTTGGCGGGTAGTGCGGCGCCGACGCCACGGTGGTGTAGGGCTGGCGGGGCATCACGATTGTGTTCGGGCAAAGTGTCGTTCCTGCTAGCGGAACAATCTCAACTGTGGCATACAGGTAAATCATTGCGATACAGCTGCTTATAGCAGTTCGTCGGGCACAAAGCCGAGGTGACTTGGCGCACATGGCTCCGGCACGGTCGGTGCAATGGTACTGGGCAGCAGACCTGACTCTTCAGCCCCCGGTCCCATGTCCGCTCCCACCGCAGTCCCGACCCCATCGACGTTCTGGCGCGATCGCCTCGTGCACCGCTTTGCTGCGGTGGCCGGTCTGGCGATGCTGGCCGACCTCGGTACCAAAGCGCTGGCTGTTCGCCTGCTGGGTACGTCGGGCTACGTCGACCTTACCGAGCGACTGGCGTTCTTCCTGGTGTGGAACACGGGGGTGACGGGCGGCGTGTCGGTGGGGCCGTTCACGGCCTCGATCAACGTCCTGGTCACGGTCCTGGCGCTGTGGCTGGTGCTGACCGTGGTGCGACCCATGGCGCAGGTGGATGCGCGCGCCACGCTGGCGCTTGGCATGGTGACGGGTGGGGCGCTGGGCAATCTGGCCAGCATCGTGGCGGGGCCGCCGGGCGTGGCCGACTTCATTGCGGTGCGTCTGTCGGCTGATTCCACCATGGTGGCCAACGTGGCCGACCTGTTCCTGTGGGGTGGCGCGCTGATGCTGGCCCCGGTGGCACTCACGCTGCTGCGCCTGGTGCGCGAAGAGCGCGCGGCGCAGCTGCGTGTGTTGCGTGCCAACCCCTCTCAGAATCCCATGTAGGCGCGCACGCGCGGCTCGATACGCTCGGGCGTCCAGGGCGGCGACCACACGAGGTTCATGACCACGTCGCTGACGCCCGGCAAGCCGCGCAACTGCTCCTCGGCCTCGGACATGATTTCGGGGCCCGATGGACAGCCGGGCGAGGTGAGGCTCATGTCCACGCGTACGGTTGAGCCGTCCACCGTGACCTCGTAAATGAGTCCAAGGTCGACGATGTTGAGGTTGAGCTCGGGGTCTTTGACCCGCCGGAGTGCGATGCGCGCCTGATCGGCGGACACGGCGCCGGTGCTGCTTTCCGCCGTGCTGTCGGCGGCGCCGGTATCGGTTGCGCTATCTGCGGTGCTGTCGGCGCTGCTGTCCGCGCCGTTGTCGGCCTGAATGTCCATGCCGAATAATAGCAGGACCGGGCCACAGAGGTTCGCTGGGCGGTACCACGTGAACACCGAGACCTTGAACCGCTAGATCGGCCGGATGCAGATCAGCCGGTCCTGAGAAGCCTGAACAATCCTAAGTGGTTGATCTTCCTGTGTTTGTCGCGATGATTCCTCGGCCTGCTTGCAGAGAGTTCCAGTAGGTACCGACAAGGCCCGATTGAGCTGCTGTCCATGTTTCTACATTGTCGGCGTCAGGGAGGTGAAGCGGCGACCATGGGTCGCCCGAACTCGACTCCTCACTCTCCCGAGCTTAGCTATGCATCGCTTCACGATGGTCGCCGCCCTCGTTGGTTTCGCCTGCATCACCGTTCCCCCGCAGCGTGTCCGGGCGCAAGGGCCGAGCGCTGGCACCGATTCTCCTGTCTCGCCCTTCGAGGCCCTTCCGCGCAACCAACGGCCGAAGGTCGTCGTACAGCCCTTTGAGTTCAATGTGGTGCCCACACAGGAACAGCTCGAGGAGATGAACTCCTTCGCGGCGCTCGCGATGGCGTTGCGCGGCGGTGACCCGAACGCCACCATGCAGGCGACCGGCGCCAACCTTGGGCGCGCTGCCGCCGACCTCCTCACCGAACAGCTGATGAACACGCAGCGCTTCCGGGTGCTTGAGCGCCGCGTGCTTGATCAAGTCAAGGCAGAGCAGCAGGTAAGCGCGGACGGCCCCCAAGCGGGTAAACTGGCCGGCGCACAGTTCATCGTGACCGGTGCGATCACCAAGTTCGGCGTGTCGAAGCAGAAGAGCCGGTGGGGCGCCATTGCTGGAGGCGTGGTCAGCGGCGCTACCAAGGGCGTGGTGACTAGTGTCGGGAGCGGCAAGACTGTCTACGAAATCGGCATGACATTGCGAGTGGTGGATGCCGAAACTGGCGAAGTTCTTGCCTCAGTTGCGACCGAAGGCGCCGTCGAGGGTGACAAGAGCAGGAGTGTCGCCGGCGTCGGTCTCGCTGGTGGTGTCTTCGGTGGCTTGTTGTCGAAGTCGACTACGGGAGAACGCGAGAAGCGGATTGCCGAGGCGCTCGCCATTAGCGCGGCCAACCTCACCGTAAAGCTGGTGGACCAGCAGCAGAAGGGCGCGCTCGACCCATGAGTGGTCTTCTGGAGCAGACGACCAGGCGCGGGGCAGTCTCACGCTGCCCCGATTCGTCAGGAGCGACCCTGTCGGTACGTCTGCACAGCGTGCCGGAATTGCTCCCGAAACTTTGTTCGGGCGCGATCCATGATGCGGCCCATACCACTTTCCTTGAGGCCGTGCTCAGCGGCAAGTTCGCGAGCCGAGGTTCCGTGCATGTACATCGCCTGCAACAAAGCCCGGTCGCGCTCCGGCAAAGTGTCCAGCACACGGTGAACCAGCTCAGCGTTGAGTGTGCGGGTCGTTGTGTGATGGAGCGTCGGCGGCCCGACGGCGGCAGCCGCTTCATCGACGGTGCCGAACTCCACCGGCGACCGCTCGCTGCTGCGGACATGGTCGAGCATGGCATTGTGAGCCACCCGCGCCAGCCACGCCTCCGGATGATCGGGCTTGGGGTCCTGCAAGCTGAACTTCACAAGAGCGTGCTGGACCGCATCCGGGGCATAGGCGGAGTATTGCGGGAATCGTGCCTCAATCTGGCGCGTCAGGGCATCCGCGACCTGAAGAATCACCGAGGAATTCGGCATGGCATCGGAAGTCATGGGCATGGTGATTCGACGTCGTTGGACCTGGTGCTGAGACAGTCTCCACTCGACGACGACAGAGGCGGCCGCAACGGTGGGTTGCTTCGTAGTTGGTGACCCATGGCCCCCGTGAGGAGTCTCGACCGGTGATGCCCAAATCCGTACTCTTCAATGCGAACGTCGCGGTTAAGGCCAGCCAGACTGATCCGCTATTCCTCTCGCTGCAGCAGGCACTGGCGGGTCGGTACTCACTGGACCGAGAACTTGGGCGTGGGGGTAACGGCGTCGTCTATCTCGCCCGGGAGGTGCGACTTGACCGGCAGGTTGCCATCAAGGTGCTGCCCCCCGACTTAGCCGCCGACCCGCAGACCCGGGAACGCTTTCTGCGAGAGGCCCGTACCTCCGCGCGTCTCGCCCATCCGCACATCATCCCCATCTATGCCGTTGATGTGGTCGAGGACCATGTTTTTTACGCCATGGGCTTCGTGGACGGTGAGTCATTGGCGCAGCGGGTCGCGGTGCGAGGTCCTCTGGCGCCACGTGAAGGGGCCCGCCTGCTTCGAGAGGTCGCGTGGGCACTCGCCCACGCGCATGCACAGGGGGTCGTGCACCGTGACATCAAGCCGGACAACATCCTGATCGAAATCGACAGCGGCCGCGCCATCGTGGCTGACTTCGGTATCGCCGCCGCTGTGGGGGCACGGTCCGATGGGGTCATCGGTACCCCGGCATTCATGAGCCCCGAGCAGGTGTTGGGTGGTGAGCTCGACGCCCGCAGCGATCTGTATGCACTTGGTGCCACCGCGTACTTCGCCTTTACCGCCCGGCCGCCGTTCGAGGGAAGCGATCTTGAGGTCCTCTCGAGGCATATTGCCGAACCGGCGCCGTCCATGGCAGCGGTTGGACTGCCGATGCCCCGCTACCTCGTACAGGTGGTGGCGCAATGCCTTGCGAAGGCGCGTGTGGATCGACCGCGCGATGCGCACCAAGTGGCCGAACTGTTGGGGAAGGTGTTGGCCGAACGACGAGAACTTCCCGCCGTGCTGCGCGCCTTTGTCAAACGGGACTCTCGTACCAACGGCATGGGTACGGTAGGCGTTCTGCTGGCGGCTTGTGTTCCGATGTGGGCCACCGCCAGCGCGCTCGGTATCTGGTCGATTGCGGTAGGATATGTATTCATCGTCATGGCGGCGGTGGTGTTCGTAATCCGTAATGCCCTCCGATTGCTGGGTGACGGGTTCAAACACGTTGACGTGGTCAGCGCTTTTGAGGCGGAGCTCGTCATGCTTCGCGAGGAGCGACGACTACGCCCGCGCCCCGCACTTGCCCGCCTCCAGCGCGTCAGTGCGGCAAGCCTGCGCATCATCGCGGGTGCCTCGCTTACCACGGCACTCGCGATAGCAATAGGCCCCGAAGGGTTCGTTTCCGACGCCGTGTACGCACTAATGGGTGTGCTGTTTGTTCTCGCCCTGTTCGCGCAGCTGGGCTGGGTGGCAGCACGCCTTGGCCAGAGCGAGGATACTCAGTTCTGGCGGAGCCTGTGGTCCGGGCGCGTGGGCGCGTGGAGCTTTGACATAGCCCGTCGCCTGCGCGGGGCCGCGCCGGTTTCGCTTTCGATGACGCACCGCGCCACGGAGCTGTCGCTGAGCCTGGCATCGGAGTCGTTGTTTACATCGCTCCCGGCAGACGTGCGCCGCTCTCTCCGTGACGTACCGGAAGTCCTCCAAGGTCTCCAGGAAGGCGCATCGCGATTGCGCGACCGAGGGAAGCGGCTCGACGAGTTGCTCATGTCCAGCATGAGCGGAGACGACGTCGCGGACATCGTTGCGGAGCAAGAGCATGTGGCGAGGCAGCTTGAGGAAACGGTCGGCGCGCTCGAGCGCATGAGGCTCGACCTCCTGCGGCTCCATGCCAACGTCGCGACGATTGAGGGAGTGACCACGAGCCTCCGAGGCGCGACCGAATTGCATCGGCACATTCAGCGACACCTTGAGGCGACCCGTGAGGTGGAAGATGTGTTTGAGACCGCTCAGGCTGGCGAAGTAAACGCGCCGCTTGACGAAGGGTGCACTGAACGCCGGCGGGTGGACTGATGCAGAACAGGTGGTTCTCCCCCAGCACGTTGCCGCAGAGTTCCGGCGAATTGCATGCTCCGCTGACCACGACTTCAAAGTCGCGCACCCTCCTCTGGCTACGCGATCTCGCCATTGGGGCGGGTCTCATGCTTGCCATACCGGTCGTCGTTGTGGCCTTTGTACCCGCTGATGCCGTTGCCATACGGACTGATTCGCCAATGAAGCGCGAGCGTATCGCGCGCGAACGGCACTTCACGCTGCCACGTGACCCGTCGGTGACCCCTGAGTCAGCTGGAGCTGCGCTCACGCGCGTGCTTCCGGTTCGTCCGAAGGACGGACGGGTGGCGGCTGGCCACTCGCAAGCGATCGCCGCGATCGCCACACTCACATCACCCGATGTACGCCTTTTCGACGTTCTATCTCGTAGCAAAGGGATGCCCGATCACACGGAGCTCCTGAAGACTGCCACGGGCGGACTGAACGAAGCACAGCTCGCCTGGCTCGAGCATGTTGCCACGCGTCCGCTCTGGCAGGATGTCGACCTCGTCGCCCGCGCCAAGTCGGTCGACGTGCTCGGCGCACGGTTCGGGGCAGCGTCATGGTCCAACACATCAATTGGGGCCCTGCCGAACAACGATGACCACGCCGTGTATCGGCTGGCTGTCGCCGGTGTTGTGCGGTCGGCGTGGTATGTATCCCGTGACGACTACGCCGCGGCCGAGTCGGCACTTCGGACAATCGTGTCCCTTGGCTTTGTTTTCCTGGACAACCCGAGCAGTCCGAAGGACCAGTTCGACGCTCGTCTGATGATCAATATCGGGCGGAATCAGTTGAGTCAGCTCTTGCGTCTGCGAGGGGCGCTGCCACGAAGTTCGTCGCAGGTGGACGCGTCACGCAATGCAATCGGAGAAAAGGAGGGGGCATTCGAGTCGCCCGCAACGACCGTCACTCAGTTTAGCGACGCCCTGCTCGACTCTGGCATGCCTCGAGGTGTACGCGCCATGAATCTCAGGTATCAGCCGCTGGTCTCGTGTTTGTCCAATTCTCGCAAGTTGTTCGGGCCAACGGCGGAGGATCGTGCCATACTTGCGCATGTACGTAGTCAATTGGCGCTCAGCGCAACTGAACAGCGCCTGCTCTCGTCAAGCCTGGAAGCGCAGGACGCGGGCGAACCGTCGTTCTCGAATCCCGCTCGGGGTTTGGTCTACGGCATGGCCAAAGTCGCGTCTGTGATTACAGGCAATCCTCGCCTCGCAATTTGTGCCACGCGCGGCGATTGGAGATGGTCCTGGCTCAAAGTGCTGTAGTGTCTTTGAACTCGACTGGCAGGGGGCCGAGCTCACCTCACCATACATACTCGCTGGCAATTGTCCTCTGGCATGATCAGTTTCTCGTTCAGAATTGAACGTTCCCAGAGGCGCCCCAAGAGCGTGTAGGGACTACTTCGTACCGGTCTGCCTACCTGGTGGACGCCTTCTTGGCGACCGGCTTCTTGGCGGTCGATTTCTTGGTCGTGCTGGCCTTCTTGGCTGTGCTCGACTTGGCGCTGCTCGACTTGGCGCTGCTCGACTTGGCGCTGCTCGACTTGGCGCTGCTCGACTTGGCGCTCCCGGACGTCTTGCTTCCGGACTTGGCGCTCCCGCTGTTGGCTTTTGCTTTCCTCGCTGCCGCCGCCCGCGCCGCTGCCGCCCGACGGCGAGCCGCCGCCGACGACGCGCGCGTGCGCACCGGACGATTCCAGTCCTTGGCTACGTCGGCACGGAAACTCACCGGCATCGCGCGGACCCCGTCGGGGTCGTCCATCACCGCCAGCACCGCCGCGTCAGCCAGGTCATTGCGCACGTCGGCAATGACCTGACTCGGGCGGCGCGCCTTGGCGGCGTGCACCCGGTTGGTCAGCAGGATGACAAACATGTTGCGATCGGGGTCGATCCAGAGCGACGTGCCGGTGAACCCCGTGTGCCCATAGGCCCGCGTGGACATGTACTGGCCGCAGCCGGCGCCCCCGTCGCAGGTATCCCAGCCCAGCGCCCGGTGACCGGCCGTGCGCCGCGTAAAGCGGTCGACGGTGGCCTCACTGACGATGCGCACGCCGTTGTAGGTCCCGCCGTCGAGCATCATCTGCGCGAACACCGACAGGTCGGTGGCCGTGCTGAACAGCCCGGCGTGGCCCGCGACGCCGCCGAGGGCAAAGGCGTTCTCGTCGTGCACCTCACCGCGCAACGGATAGCCGCGCGGTGGAGCAATTTCCGTTGGCGCCGTGCGGCCCACGTCGGCGGCGCCCACCCGGAATCGGGTGTCGCTCATGCCGAGCCGGGTGAAGACCTGGCGCTCGAGGAAGGTGTCGAGTGGCTGGCCGCTGGCCGCTTCGGCGACAAAGCCCAGCAGGTCGGCGCCAAGATCGGAATACGCATAGCAGCGACCCGGCGCGCACTGGATTGGCGCGGCCAACACGGCGGCGCGGGCTTCGGCCGGCGTGTCGGCAATCCGCCACAGCTCACGCCCCGCGGGCAGTCCCGAGTGATGCGTCAACAGGTGCTCGACGGTGACCTTGTCTTTCAAGCCACCAGAAAAGTCGGGAAGATAGCGCGATACTGGCGCGCTGATGTCCACCTTGCCCTGGTCAACCAGGATCATGATGGCGGTGGTGGTGGCCACGACTTTGGTCAGGCTGGCCACGTCGTACACGCTTTCCTGGGCGCTGACGCGGGTCTTCTTCGTCCAGTCCAGCGTGCCGAAGCCCCGCGACCAGACACTGTAGCCTTTGCGACCCACCACCACGGCGGCGCCCGGATACCCGCCAGCCTCCACCCCACGCTGCACGACCCGATCGATGGTGCCGAGGCGCTCGGCCGACATGCCGACTGCCGCCGGCTCCCGCTCAGGGAGACCGCCGCCAAACCCCAGGCCAGGCCGTGCCACGTGCGTGACGTCGGCGGCCGCGAAGGTCAGGAGGGTGGTCAGCAGGAACACGATGCGATGCCGTCCGTAGGGCGAGAGGAGAACGGGCCGGAGGGCGGGGGACGACAGCGACCCCATCAGGTGCCCCTCGGCATCTAAGGCCAAAAGTGATACCCGTCAATACCCCGGACGGCTCATGCCCGTGACAGGCAACCATTTCGGGCGGCGCTGGTGACAGATTCGATGGAACCCATGGAGACCGACGCTGCTATCGTCCGAAGGGCGATCGACGGTGACGAACGCGCCATGCGGCTGCTGTGGAATCAGCACGCGCCGCATGTGGAGGCGGTCGTCCGTCGACTTGCCGGAGATCCCGACCTCGCGCAGGACATCGCGCAGGAGGTCTGGATCCAGATTTTTCGCGCGCTCCCGTCCTGGCGGGGCGACGCGAAGTTCAGCACCTGGATCCATCGGGTGGCCATCAACCGCACCTTGAACGCGCTGCGGCCCGTGAAGCGCACGGCCGCCGTGGAATCGGAAATCGAGGAGCACTCCGTGATCGTGGAGCAGGACGCCGAACGACGCATGTTGGCGCAAAACATCGAGGCTGCGGCCGCGCAGCTCTCGCCCGGCGCGCGCACGGTGTTCTACCTGCACGATGTGGAAGGGTTTACGCACGAAGAAATCGCCGAGCAGCTCGGCATTACGCCGGGCGGCAGCAAGTCGCAGCTGTTCAAGGCGCGCGCGAAGTTGCGTCGCCTGCTCGCTCCACTGGTGGACACGATGTCACCGCCTGCCGGACTGGATCGCAGCTATGCCGCACCCTGAGTTTTCGCATGAGTACCCGGATATGACCACGACGTCGTTTCATCTCGATGCCGAGCGCCTCGCGGCGTTTGATCACGAGCCGTTTACCGACGAGGAGTTGGCCCACCTGTCGGCCTGCGCCTCGTGTCGCGCCGAGCAGGAGGCCATCGCGCGCCTGGTCGATCTGGCGCACGGGGTGTTGGTGGCGGAGGCCGCCGCAGAGGACGCGGGGCATACGGCGCCGCGCCTGGTGTCATGGGAGCAGATTGCCACGGGGCTGGCTCGGGACGAGGGTGCGCGCGACGTGCAGACCACGGCTGCTACTGCTTCACCCGCCGCACTGCGCATGGCTTCCGCTGCAAGGCTTCCGGACGAGCGCTCCCGCACGGCAGGCTCCCGCAGTGTGCTGTTCCGCCGTTTGCAGTTCGCCGCGGCTGCCGCGTTGCTTCTTGCCACCGGCGCCACCTTCGGTCGCCTCACCGGTCCGTCGTCCAACGGTCTGTCGCTCGCTCGCGCGTCGCAGGAGGCCGTGGCCGAGTCGCTCGGTTTGTCGGCCGGCATGCTGCCCGTGGCCAACACCAACGGCTTCACCAGCGTAGAGGAGGCGTCCACGGTGCTCGAGCGTGCGCAGCGTGACTACGAGCGCGCGTCGCTGTGGCTGGCGGCCAACGACACGGTGCAGCACGACTCCGAAGTGTTCCGTGCGCGTCTCGCGGCGCTGGATCAGATGATGGCGGCGTCGCGCGCCGCGCTGCGCGATGCGCCGCAGGATCCGGTGCTCAACCAGTACTATCTCGCCGCCTACACGGCGCGCGAGGCCACGTTGCAGCAGCTCATGGGCACGTTGCCCGTGAACAAGACCATCGAGCGTTACTGACGAGCGTTGCTGATGATGTCCGGAGTGAACGTATCTCGCGTGGTGGCGGGCGCGGCGCTGACAGGCGCGGCGCTGTGGCTGACGGCGCTGTCGGCGTCTGTCGTGGAGGCACAAACGGTCACCGTGCGTTCGGCGCCTCGCATCGTATCGCGAACGACTGGCGCACCGTCGGCACCGAATGCCTGTGTAGAGCTGATGGCGCAGCCGTCGGCGCTGGTGGGGGCGCCGGAAGGTTTTGCCTTGCTGCGTCTCAAGCGCGAATTGGAGAGTGCCGCCTTCACGTTCGAGATGTCGGAGCCGATGGAGCGTGATCAGCTGCAGCGCATTGTGCAGATGCAGCGCGGCCTGGATTCGCTGGTGCGTGTGGTGATCGAGCGCAACGCGGACGGCAGTGAACAGCGCACCATGACGGTGCGGATGTTCGGACCCGATATCCCCAGCGTCATTCGCACGCTGCAGCCGCAGGTGGCGGCTCTGGCCAGTGAGGCCGAGGCCCGCGTCATGCGCAACCATGCCGGTGGCGATGGCTACTTCGGTGTGACGCTGAGCGGTGTGCAGTTGC
It encodes the following:
- a CDS encoding serine hydrolase domain-containing protein translates to MGSLSSPALRPVLLSPYGRHRIVFLLTTLLTFAAADVTHVARPGLGFGGGLPEREPAAVGMSAERLGTIDRVVQRGVEAGGYPGAAVVVGRKGYSVWSRGFGTLDWTKKTRVSAQESVYDVASLTKVVATTTAIMILVDQGKVDISAPVSRYLPDFSGGLKDKVTVEHLLTHHSGLPAGRELWRIADTPAEARAAVLAAPIQCAPGRCYAYSDLGADLLGFVAEAASGQPLDTFLERQVFTRLGMSDTRFRVGAADVGRTAPTEIAPPRGYPLRGEVHDENAFALGGVAGHAGLFSTATDLSVFAQMMLDGGTYNGVRIVSEATVDRFTRRTAGHRALGWDTCDGGAGCGQYMSTRAYGHTGFTGTSLWIDPDRNMFVILLTNRVHAAKARRPSQVIADVRNDLADAAVLAVMDDPDGVRAMPVSFRADVAKDWNRPVRTRASSAAARRRAAAARAAAARKAKANSGSAKSGSKTSGSAKSSSAKSSSAKSSSAKSSSAKSSTAKKASTTKKSTAKKPVAKKASTR
- a CDS encoding ribonuclease D; this encodes MSATAPLYLDTPESVDRFLSGLSGVSAIALDTEGASFHRFVDRIYLLQLSTTHHEAVIDPLPIGTPARLGALIEDPKVEVVLHDADYDLRLLHQDYGWQVRNLFDTRVAAQLLGIKAFGLAALLEQFFGVKLDKKHQRADWSMRPLTADMLDYAAQDTRHLLGLRDRLHRDLVKKGRWHWAQEEFTRAEGTRWESDGSEQAFLKLKGARDLTRRELARLRELVQWRDGIAAELDRATFRVASNEVLLDLARSAPGTREALFATKGFPRGMNDARVQDALAAVARGNAVPDQELPRFPKSPRWDKDPEFDERVARLKTVRDRVAAELELDPGVLCSRDRMEAVARRRPRDVEEFEAIPELRRWQVEVLGAAFVKTLGTGGGSVVVPAPAPAAAAPPRSSDDDSPYKPE
- a CDS encoding serine/threonine-protein kinase — protein: MPKSVLFNANVAVKASQTDPLFLSLQQALAGRYSLDRELGRGGNGVVYLAREVRLDRQVAIKVLPPDLAADPQTRERFLREARTSARLAHPHIIPIYAVDVVEDHVFYAMGFVDGESLAQRVAVRGPLAPREGARLLREVAWALAHAHAQGVVHRDIKPDNILIEIDSGRAIVADFGIAAAVGARSDGVIGTPAFMSPEQVLGGELDARSDLYALGATAYFAFTARPPFEGSDLEVLSRHIAEPAPSMAAVGLPMPRYLVQVVAQCLAKARVDRPRDAHQVAELLGKVLAERRELPAVLRAFVKRDSRTNGMGTVGVLLAACVPMWATASALGIWSIAVGYVFIVMAAVVFVIRNALRLLGDGFKHVDVVSAFEAELVMLREERRLRPRPALARLQRVSAASLRIIAGASLTTALAIAIGPEGFVSDAVYALMGVLFVLALFAQLGWVAARLGQSEDTQFWRSLWSGRVGAWSFDIARRLRGAAPVSLSMTHRATELSLSLASESLFTSLPADVRRSLRDVPEVLQGLQEGASRLRDRGKRLDELLMSSMSGDDVADIVAEQEHVARQLEETVGALERMRLDLLRLHANVATIEGVTTSLRGATELHRHIQRHLEATREVEDVFETAQAGEVNAPLDEGCTERRRVD
- a CDS encoding RNA polymerase sigma factor, translating into METDAAIVRRAIDGDERAMRLLWNQHAPHVEAVVRRLAGDPDLAQDIAQEVWIQIFRALPSWRGDAKFSTWIHRVAINRTLNALRPVKRTAAVESEIEEHSVIVEQDAERRMLAQNIEAAAAQLSPGARTVFYLHDVEGFTHEEIAEQLGITPGGSKSQLFKARAKLRRLLAPLVDTMSPPAGLDRSYAAP
- a CDS encoding CsgG/HfaB family protein, whose protein sequence is MHRFTMVAALVGFACITVPPQRVRAQGPSAGTDSPVSPFEALPRNQRPKVVVQPFEFNVVPTQEQLEEMNSFAALAMALRGGDPNATMQATGANLGRAAADLLTEQLMNTQRFRVLERRVLDQVKAEQQVSADGPQAGKLAGAQFIVTGAITKFGVSKQKSRWGAIAGGVVSGATKGVVTSVGSGKTVYEIGMTLRVVDAETGEVLASVATEGAVEGDKSRSVAGVGLAGGVFGGLLSKSTTGEREKRIAEALAISAANLTVKLVDQQQKGALDP
- a CDS encoding metal-sulfur cluster assembly factor; amino-acid sequence: MDIQADNGADSSADSTADSATDTGAADSTAESSTGAVSADQARIALRRVKDPELNLNIVDLGLIYEVTVDGSTVRVDMSLTSPGCPSGPEIMSEAEEQLRGLPGVSDVVMNLVWSPPWTPERIEPRVRAYMGF
- a CDS encoding sigma-70 family RNA polymerase sigma factor, which codes for MTSDAMPNSSVILQVADALTRQIEARFPQYSAYAPDAVQHALVKFSLQDPKPDHPEAWLARVAHNAMLDHVRSSERSPVEFGTVDEAAAAVGPPTLHHTTTRTLNAELVHRVLDTLPERDRALLQAMYMHGTSARELAAEHGLKESGMGRIMDRARTKFREQFRHAVQTYRQGRS
- a CDS encoding signal peptidase II, with the translated sequence MSAPTAVPTPSTFWRDRLVHRFAAVAGLAMLADLGTKALAVRLLGTSGYVDLTERLAFFLVWNTGVTGGVSVGPFTASINVLVTVLALWLVLTVVRPMAQVDARATLALGMVTGGALGNLASIVAGPPGVADFIAVRLSADSTMVANVADLFLWGGALMLAPVALTLLRLVREERAAQLRVLRANPSQNPM